TGTCCTCCGGCGCCCAAGTCGTCGCCTCCATCCGGTGCCAAGGTCGATGTCGATATGTCATGGGGCATGATCAGAGTCGGTGGAATTCCATCACTGCTGTCTATTATGCCTACGAGCAGCTGGCCGGGAAGCTGCTGGCAGCAATACCCTGAAAACGTGACCATGTAGCTACATCCTTGAGCTCGCATTGTCGTCTTTATTTTGAAAGTCACATATTTGAGCTCCAGAACTCTACCGAAGCAGTGAATAGGTCAGAAGCACCGCTTTTCCGGCCTTGGAGTGCTATTCTCAAGACACCTTACCTGAGAAGACTTACCATAACGCCACTCGATACAGACGCAGTCAGTTAATGGTGCTCTACGTAGCTTGCTTACCTCACACCAATGATGAAGCAGTCAATGGCTTCCAGGTCGTCCCATGCCAGATCTCATCCCAGCAAGCTTTccctccatcatccatgATCAGAGCTTCAGCCAGGAGCCTCAGCACCCATTGccaccatccatcttccCCTTAATAAAGTCAGAAGGTTTGCCAGAGCCAATGGTTCTCGTAGGGTCCCAAGAGAGAGAAACGTCGGggtcgatgttgatgatgatggtggtttcTATCCGTGTCGTATCATATACAGAAGAGCGCCCGGACAGTCCGGACTACCTGCGACTATATTCGTGCCGGTCAATTCTTTGCGTGTCCCCCCTTTCGGCATTCCTCCCCTTATTACGCACCCATCAAACTCATCGCCCGCTCGAACTTCCCAATCATATCGACACCCCCATAACAGCTGGTAGCGAGCCGTTTAGGAGCGGGGGCGGTAGGTCTGCCAGACTGTTGTGTTTGGAATCAGGTTACGTCAGTGGGACCGTATGCTTTCGCTCTCGGACAGGAAGAAATCACGCACCGGCAATGGCAACAGGGGAGCCGAAGCCGACGACGCAGTACATCAGGTAACGGAACCAGAAGAAGCGGGTCTTGGGGTTGAAGGGCAGGTTGGAGCGGGGACCCTCGGGGTAGTGGTAGGGCGACGAGAGCTGGGCGCGGGTGGTCTGGAAGGTGCGGCGAGCAACGAGGCTGAAGGGCTGTTGGCGGGGAGCCGCGCGGAGGGCAACACGGGAGAACATCTTTTTTCTCGCAAGCAATTCACACGCAGTCAGCTATCCAGAATTCAAAGGTGCAATTGGGAGCAGAGCTCAGGGCGACCTGCAAAGTGATATCACAAGGAGAACGGCATACCTTGAGTGGAAAGTTGGCGATTCCTTGCTCGGTCAGAAGCTGGTGTCAAGGAGAGTCGAGGTGGGAAAGCACTTGGAGTGTGGTGATGAAACTGGAGGAGCTGCCCGAGGTGGTCCGTGACGCTACTGCGGAATCTTGACATTCGGTATTGGGAACAAGCTAGGCTGTCTCAGCTGGCCACACAGCTCTGGCAGCTGTGCGTAGTGGGTATCGTGTCTGACCAGTGTCGTAGGCCATTGGTTGTGGTGGTCTGACTTTTTGCGCCCCTGACAGAATGGCTCGCCGTACAGGTACTAGAACACCGCGAATGGATCTCCCTCCCAAATTCGGGTTCTTCCAGCTGCCAAGTACCCTCGGCTGAAACGGGCCCTAGCTCTACAGGTTGAGCACTTCTGGGTACAAAGCACGTCACAGCCAGTTCTATCTTATCGGAGTACATTCCATGGGCGCTTGTCGCGTTCTTGCTCTTTATCTTCGCCTATCTCGGCGGTTATTTGATGTCCCCAACTTGCACCCAAGAGAACATAAAGTGGTATCTCGCGAGTGTTATATGTTCAGGTATCATTTCCAACTTTTGCTTCTAATAAGGCTGCCACGCTACGAATAAACACCATCTTCCAAACATGCAGAGGTATATCCGGTTTATATAGGTACAAATCAATGAGAACCACCCTTTTCGCCTATCCGTACCCTGTTTACTTGAGGGTCACCAACTCCTCAGCGCTGGTGGGGTGAATAGCCACGCAGTTGTCGAAGTCGGCTTTGGTCGCGCCCATGTTGACGGCCACACCGAAGCCCTGGAGGATCTCGCCGCTGCCAAGGCCGATAATGTGCAGACCAACAACCTTCTCCTCGGGGCCGGCGCAAATGAGCTTGTAGGCGGTCGGTGCCTTATCCTCAGGCTTCATCATGGCGTAGTACATGGCAGTGAAGCTAGACTTGTAGATTTTGAGGTTCTCGGCGCCGTACTTGGCAACCGCCTCGGGCTCGGTAAGGCCAATGGAACCGATTTCAGGATGGGCGAACACAACGGATGGCACATTATCATAGTTCAGCTTGAGTGTCCTGAACTCCTCGGGGCCAAACAGACGGGCGGCCAGCTTGCGACCGGCAGCAATGGCGACGGGGGTCAACTCAACCTGACCGCACACATCACCAACGGCGTAGATGTTCTCGGTGCTGGTGTTCTGGTACTCGTCCACCTCAATGTAGCCCTTTTCGTTGGTCTTGACACCCGCCTTGTCCAAGCCGAGACCCTCGACCGCCGGCGTGCGACCAACAGCCCAGATGAGATGGTCAACGTCGGAAATAGACTGCTCGCCCTCACCCTCTTTGAAGTTGATGGCCAGCTTGCCCGCCGCATCCTTCTGGACACTGGTGAGTTGGCTCTTCTTGTGGACCTTGACCCCGATGCGCTCATACTCCTTAACCGACACCTGCTGGATCATAGGATCGAAGCTACGAAGGAAGGTATCGTGGCGGATGAAGAGATGAGTCTCCACGCCAAGGGCGTTCAACATGCCAGCAAACTCGACAGCGATATAACCGGCGCCAACAAGGGCAACCTTCTTGGGGAGGGTGTCGATGTCGAAGAAGCCGTCGCTGTTGGTGCCGTATTCTGAGCCGGGGATATGGGGAGGGATGGTCGGGTTGCCGCCCACGGCGATCAGGATCTTCTTGGCGTTGACGACCGACTTGGTACCGTCATCAAGAGTAACCTCAACCGAGTTGGGGGACAGGAGCTTGGCCCAGCCGTGCACATACTCGACCTTGTCGTTGGCGAGGTTGCGCTCATAGATGCCGTTGAGACGGGCGACATAAGCGTCGCGCTTTTGCTTGAAGGTAGGCCAGTCGAAGGGAGCAGTTTGCTCGACGCTGAAGCCGTAGTCCTTGGCCTGGTGAATGGTTTCGGCAACAAGAGCGGCGTAGAAGGTGACCTTTTTGGGCACGCAGCtacaagaggaagagaggaagttAGAGCTTGACCTTTCGAGCAAGACAGACGCAAAGACAGAATTGGAATGCGACTTACCCAACGTTGACGCATGTACCTCCCAAACGCTTGCCCTCGACTACCATGGACTTGATGCCATACttgccagcagcagcgcggGCAGTCGCGATGCCaccactgccaccaccaaTGACAAGGAAGTCGGTTTCTCTGGAAATGGGAGCCATGTTGAGAGCTGTGACGGAGAAATGTCTAGATAACGAACCAACTCGGCCTGAAGCTAGTCTGGACGAGACAACAGAAGGTCGGACAAGGAAGGACAGAGAGGGCATGGACGAAAGATATACACCACCACAACGGTGTCCGGGCTGGTATCGCAGAAATAAAGAGTGGTCTGGGGGACGCAGGGTCAGGACTCGAAGCAAGTAAAAGACAGCCGCGGGGTACCTACGGTTGCGACAGCTGCGGTTGGTAAGTGGAATCCTTGGGGCGTGGTtgcggtggtgttggtgcggGTAGTAGTTACCTTACCTCTAGTTGTCTGTGGACTGTGTTGGCGGCCCCAGGATTTGGAATATGTACGCTAGTGTCGGCACACTGTCTTAATCGAAGTGGGGGACTACCCTGCATCCAATTGCGACAGGCCTGATCTAGAATGTCTTTAACCCAATGCGTCGGGTTTTGACACTACTGCGTACACCGAGAGACTGGAGAACCACATTGGATGTGCTATCTATTTGAGATTTGTATTTGGAATGGTGACATGACCTGGACCCTATCTGACGCAAGCGCGGCCGTGTCCACCTCAGTAAGCATGCCGGGGTTAGCGGCGGTAGGATTAGTGTCTGATCCGAGTATCCTTCCAAGTACCTACAAAACCAACAGAGAGAACAGAGAGAATCGTGACGTGTATACACTACAATGTGAATCGCAAAGTTTGCCTCTTTCACGGCTTCTTCgtctccctcccctttt
The Neurospora crassa OR74A linkage group II, whole genome shotgun sequence DNA segment above includes these coding regions:
- a CDS encoding glutathione reductase, variant, translating into MPSLSFLVRPSVVSSRLASGRVGSLSRHFSVTALNMAPISRETDFLVIGGGSGGIATARAAAGKYGIKSMVVEGKRLGGTCVNVGCVPKKVTFYAALVAETIHQAKDYGFSVEQTAPFDWPTFKQKRDAYVARLNGIYERNLANDKVEYVHGWAKLLSPNSVEVTLDDGTKSVVNAKKILIAVGGNPTIPPHIPGSEYGTNSDGFFDIDTLPKKVALVGAGYIAVEFAGMLNALGVETHLFIRHDTFLRSFDPMIQQVSVKEYERIGVKVHKKSQLTSVQKDAAGKLAINFKEGEGEQSISDVDHLIWAVGRTPAVEGLGLDKAGVKTNEKGYIEVDEYQNTSTENIYAVGDVCGQVELTPVAIAAGRKLAARLFGPEEFRTLKLNYDNVPSVVFAHPEIGSIGLTEPEAVAKYGAENLKIYKSSFTAMYYAMMKPEDKAPTAYKLICAGPEEKVVGLHIIGLGSGEILQGFGVAVNMGATKADFDNCVAIHPTSAEELVTLK
- a CDS encoding cytochrome-c oxidase chain VIIc, yielding MFSRVALRAAPRQQPFSLVARRTFQTTRAQLSSPYHYPEGPRSNLPFNPKTRFFWFRYLMYCVVGFGSPVAIAVWQTYRPRS